A single genomic interval of Halichondria panicea chromosome 2, odHalPani1.1, whole genome shotgun sequence harbors:
- the LOC135331238 gene encoding uncharacterized protein LOC135331238 — protein MSKMSISSKGREVLRSKMKYRKKNNSSWKSRFVAAFCGVESDDPKAPVAQVCLFEDYEKPGQKPKNVVKLESAQIDSSYSGSSASAYSSTTASQRLSVSPSSFNSGGSGSGVIDSGSGTVGGTHIFCIVTKSGEAHEFRTETENDRLRWVRLLQLLIMYPKSSIPEEPKLNPIKDTLRLRLEAKKYGANSAWMVYILPEGVGTRCRIIGINVLALKSGIPGKQVGTLNIYNPADPTTPLLSWDRDKMRRTGKTGNLVFVEIGRRCFGGPGLVWMYSGFNDAQALRETLHNFLFKGDGTAVPIHTHTPSLYDSPRASFDANFHPAYQRENSVGSLGHSNPLLSRSRSIDHDSGFVGSPGSFTAPKLEGPPVRLDKHPSIRRKRDASNPRDIRRSSNSSINSPMGSGSFNEVSARSGESMEPSFEEGQLSGNHSRSISPPQDECDGDVVGSMDPEHVPMYEVVPGFGPQTRVVVRGGEAEYETMVHPSANDDMMGGYVQMSKAPPLALPNHTNPMSVPKPQAYNTLSHSSNKPGPHNTAAARNNYDTLPTIRETKQDIYVNHPLPQDLKDVPQRVYTPDYQNVELSTSSERRRGSMTNEQYENVDGRRQSTRRRDSDHESVELPMSTGKPQNRPKQEIPDNYVQFQPKNTPAFNTSMPQPSMVTSES, from the exons ATGTCCAAGATGTCCATCTCCAGCAAAGGTCGTGAGGTGCTCAGGAGCAAAATGAAGTACAGGAAGAAAAATAACAGCAGTTGGAAG AGTCGCTTTGTTGCTGCATTTTGTGGAGTAGAGTCTGATGACCCCAAAGCACCAGTTGCTCAAGTCTGCTTATTTGAAGATTACGAGAAGCCGGGTCAAAAACCGAAGAACGTAGTCAAGCTTGAATCTGCGCAAATCGATTCAAGTTATTCAGGATCAAGCGCAAGTGCTTACTCATCCACGACTGCTTCTCAACGACTAAGTGTTTCCCCTAGCAGCTTTAATTCGGGTGGGTCTGGATCTGGAGTTATCGACAGTGGCAGTGGAACAGTCGGTGGTACCCACATATTTTGTATTGTAACAAAAAGTGGAGAGGCACACGAATTTCGTACGGAGACGGAAAATGATAGATTGCGCTGGGTACGTCTATTACAACTGCTCATCATGTACCCAAAGTCAAGTATACCAGAAGAACCCAAGCTCAACCCAATTAAAGACACTCTGAGACTGAGACTAGAGGCAAAGAAATACGGAGCAA ATTCTGCTTGGATGGTGTACATTCTACCAGAGGGTGTTGGAACGCGCTGTCGTATAATCGGAATCAATGTACTCGCCTTGAAAAGTGGAATCCCTGGCAAACAAGTTGGCACTCTGAACATCTACAACCCGGCTGACCCTACCACTCCTCTGCTGAGCTGGGACCGTGACAAAATGAGGAGAACAGGCAAAACAG GCAACCTAGTGTTTGTGGAGATTGGGCGCAGGTGTTTCGGTGGTCCAGGGCTGGTGTGGATGTATTCTGGCTTCAATGATGCTCAGGCCCTAAGAGAAACGCTCCACAA CTTCCTATTCAAAGGAGATGGGACTGCTGTACCGATACACACTCATACTCCAAGTCTATACGATTCACCTCGTGCTTCTTTCGATGCAAACTTCCACCCCGCATACCAACGTGAGAATTCCGTGGGATCACTAGGACACTCAAATCCACTCCTTTCTCGAAGCCGTTCTATCGATCATGATTCTGGTTTTGTGGGCTCTCCAGGAAGTTTCACCGCACCCAAACTTGAAGGTCCTCCTGTTCGCCTCGATAAGCACCCCTCTATCAGACGCAAGAGAGACGCTTCTAACCCAAGAGACATAAGACGGAGCAGCAACAGCAGCATCAACTCACCTATGGGCAGCGGCAGCTTCAATGAGGTCTCAGCTCGATCGGGAGAATCTATGGAGCCTAGTTTCGAGGAAGGACAGTTGAGTGGGAATCATTCGCGATCAATATCACCCCCTCAAGATGAATGTGATGGTGACGTGGTTGGCTCTATGGATCCTGAGCATGTTCCAATGTATGAAGTGGTCCCAGGTTTTGGTCCACAAACTCGAGTCGTAGTAAGAGGAGGCGAAGCTGAGTACGAGACAATGGTTCATCCGAGTGCAAACGATGACATGATGGGCGGCTATGTACAGATGAGTAAAGCACCACCTTTAGCGTTACCTAATCACACTAACCCAATGTCAGTTCCAAAACCACAAGCATACAACACTCTATCGCATTCCTCAAACAAGCCTGGCCCACACAACACAGCTGCTGCACGCAACAATTACGATACCCTTCCCACCATCAGagaaacaaaacaagacaTTTACGTGAACCACCCTCTTCCCCAAGacttgaaagatgttccccaaCGTGTGTACACTCCGGATTATCAGAATGTGGAGTTGAGCACATCATCAGAGAGAAGACGCGGGTCCATGACGAATGAACAGTACGAGAACGTAGATGGGAGGAGGCAATCGACAAGACGAAGGGACAGTGACCACGAGAGTGTCGAACTTCCAATGAGTACCGGGAAACCACAGAATCGTCCAAAACAAGAAATAcctgataattatgtacagtttCAGCCGAAAAACACACCAGCTTTTAATACATCGATGCCACAGCCGAGTATGGTTACAAGTGAGAGTTAA
- the LOC135331266 gene encoding uncharacterized N-acetyltransferase YjgM-like: protein MEVFKNGNYSVRKWTASDRDEAAQVIKQCLEPYGLQFEPQGADLDAIDVEEHYLKNERGEFWVVIDVSNQRLVGTGAYYEVSEPGAVEIRKMYLLPEARGKKLGRYILEKLEERIRERGYRRIYIETASVLFEACQLYQTAGYLSVEGVETLRCDQKLYKDVTA, encoded by the exons ATGGAGGTCTTCAAGAATGGAAACTATTCAGTAAGAAAGTGGACGGCAAGCGATAGAGATGAAGCTGCGCAAGTGATCAAGCAATGTCTAGAGCCTTATGGCCTCCAATTTGAGCCCCAGGGAGCAGACCTAGACGCCATTGACGTGGAGGAACACTATCTAAAGAACGAGAGAGGAGAATTCTGGGTGGTCATTGATGTTAGTAACCAGAGGCTGGTCGGAACTGGTGCCTATTATGAAGTGAGCGAGCCTGGTGCTGTGGAGATAAGAAAAATGTACTTACTGCCAGAGGCAAGGGGGAAGAAACTGGGACGATATATTCTAGAG AAACTAGAGGAGAGAATAAGAGAGAGAGGCTACAGAAGGATCTACATAGAGACTGCCAGTGTACTGTTCGAAGCTTGCCAACTATACCAGACTGCTGGGTACCTGTCGGTAGAAGGTGTGGAGACATTGCGTTGTGATCAGAAACTCTATAAAGATGTAACTGCTTAG